The Cygnus olor isolate bCygOlo1 chromosome 13, bCygOlo1.pri.v2, whole genome shotgun sequence DNA segment AATCACTGGTGTTACACCCAGTCCCCTTAAATGTGGGCCTGGTTCATCAATACATATGATGTGCTCAGTCCAAACAAATGTGCTTAGGTGTGTTTCTCTATGTTTAAGATTCTtttgtcagttaaaaaaaaaaaacaacaacttgtGCTTGTGTGGGCTCACTTCTTTTAACCTGGTGGTTTGATGCTTAAATCTGTCTTCTCCTAAATAGGAGTGCCTTTTATATTGTACACTTACATCCACCTGTCCTGTCACATGGAGAGATTCTCTTCTATTTAATACTCTGTTATTTACATCATGCAAAGGCCCCCAGGTATTTCCACTTCCTTCTTCACCTCCCTTCAAAAATCTTAAAGAGAATGAGAAAGGTGTTACCATTTCTGACACTTTGTTTGATGGTGGGATTCATCCTGAAAATGCTTATATGAAGTACATGtactaaaaatataaacataaatctCAAACATATATACTGGAAATAAACGTCTAAGTACTAAAATTATGCCCTTAAAGAAATAGTCAAAACTGTTGTTGAACTTCTGCACTGAGGGTCTAGAGAAAATGTAAACGAAAAAGCTAACTTAAAGGATTTATTACCAGAAGCAGACTTCAGGAATACCTTTCTAGAGAGAAACTGGGagagctgaaatgaaatgcaagagTTTCTGTACATCCCATACGTTACAATCATTGCAAAGCtctaaagattattttatttccttgttttttttgcctttctgttggTGGGAGACAATGATTGTGAATGGTTTGTATGCATATTTTAGTTGAcgcatgtatttttaatttaattttccttagCTCGCCGTGTTCAGCATACTGCAGTAAGGCAAGCTCATCACAAACATGAGCCAAACTTCCATGACAAGTATGGAAACCTGGTACTGCTTGGTGGAGCTGCCGTTTTTGCTACTGTCTGGGGTTATGTAAGTCTTTTTTTCACCATAGGGTTGTGATGTAGCTGTAAACTTGCAAGCTATTTTCAGAAGCGCTTACTTGTTACAAATATCATAAGTGATCAGaattttggaggtttttttttttaagtgagtaGTAATGTGATGTGAAAGTTTTACTATTTCATCTTTTGATTTTGAATTCTTACACAAATTTCAATATCAGGCTATTCAATGATCTTTCAAACGTAGTAGAAACAAGTGTTTGTTATGTTGGTTGTCTAAGCTATTCAGGCAGAATTTTTAGCAGAACTTCTAGGTTATGGTGAAAATACAGTATGGATTATGTGCAAGAAATCCATTCTAGTGATGTGGTTTGACATCCCGGATTCTTGGTTATATAGCTAGATATTTTGAAATAGGAAACTGAACTATTTAAGTAATGctcaatataaatatattccaCTTGCTTTACTGAAAGGTGAATGAGATGTTCTGATACAAGAAACctaaatggaaaacaacagaaatagcCCTGTATCGgaatgtttctttgctttcagagttAATAGTCTGGATTTTCGTCCTCCTGCAGGTGTTTACACAAGCTGGAATCGAGTGGGGCTTGTCGCCTGTTGGCAGAATCACTCCAAAAGAATGGAGGGAGTGACAGCCCCTGCTCGTAACGAACCGGTCCGAGCTTTCACTGAAATCCTGACGGCATTTGTTCCCCGAGTACCACCTGTACCGTGGCATTCCTGCTCTAATAAACATACCTAGAAACCTGTGTGGCTCTCCGGGCTTCCCTTTGCGTTCGGTGTTGTTTTCCTGGAGCGTAAGCTACCGCTCAGCGCCCGTGAGGCGGCGCGGCGCAGGCGTTACTTCCCCTCCTCACTCGCTTCACGCAGCGCGCGCTCAGCACCACAACCCCCCCCTCGCCAAGCAGGAGGCAGCCACGTGACAGCGGCGCCTCTCCCGTCGCGTGACGCGGGTgggaggggcggggcggagCGCCAGGCGCGGCCCCGAGCGGGGACGGGCGGAGCGCGCCCGCACCTCAGGAGGCGGCGGGAGGGGGAGGGGCGGCTCCGCCGTTCTCCGTGAGGGCGCTGAGGCGGGAGGCGGCTGGCCCCGAACCGTGAGTAACCGCGTCCTCGGAGCCCCCGCGGCCTTCAGGATTTCTTCCCCGCtcccttttttctctatttttcccctttctaaGCGGAGGCGCGCAGCCGGGTGTTGTGCCTTGTCACGCCGGCGCTGTGTGCCCAGCGACGGTTTTTCCGCTGTTTTCCCCGTTTTTTGCCATTAAAAACGCGGTGTAAATAGCCCAGGGGAGGGCAGAGCGTCGCCTGTGGCGCTTTGGAGTGAAATACCGCTGAGGTAAAGCGAGCGCAGCTTACCCACAGCCCCTCTGCGTTGCCTTCTGGAAGTGCCACCTAAATCCTGTCAGTGCAAGGCTgtaatgtttgaaaatgtttcctacAGCTGCTAAAGTGTACCTGACTGCTTGCTGCGTTGTGTCTGTGGGTGTAAATAGACCAATAAATACCGTACAAGTTAGGCGTGTGCATGAAGATGTGCTCTAAGCACCACCACTATTCAGTTAGAAGTTCAGAAATAGGTTGTATTTACGTCTGGAGAAAAGACATGGACCTTTCTTCATTCCCAGGTGGTGAGCAGGGAGCGTAAAAGCCAGCATAACGTGTCATTTACTGGTTTTATTCTTACTTTCGCTTGCACGGTGTGTTCCGCATTCTTCTTGCATTTTTGAGACAGGAATGAGGAGCCTCAGCTGACCTCGTACAATGAGGGGggcaaaattatattttcttcctaatgctTGTTACAATTCTTCCAGGGGAATTCGTATGTTCTCTGGAAATCTGCTCTGAAGAGTTAGTGGAAGGACAGGAAGAAGTGAAAGGATTTGCGAAGAGTTTGTCTCAAATATTATAAAATTCTCGTTAGAACCTAATggaatgttttttaatttatgctctgtttgtcttttttttatctgtcttgTATAGAAAAAAAGTTCCTCAGGGCAATTTCCATAGTCTGCTGACGCAGCAGGAGTTGCTAAAGTCTTGAGCAGCACAAATTGCAACCTGCTTAGAGCCTCACGTC contains these protein-coding regions:
- the LOC121077432 gene encoding cytochrome c oxidase subunit 7B, mitochondrial, which produces MFPVARAALSLAARRVQHTAVRQAHHKHEPNFHDKYGNLVLLGGAAVFATVWGYVFTQAGIEWGLSPVGRITPKEWRE